DNA sequence from the Oscillospiraceae bacterium genome:
CATGGGGAGCAACAAGAACCGTTGCAATAGCTCCCCCTATTGCTTCTGTCCCACTTGACGATACTGTTCCGCCTACAAAGTAGCAAAAAAGATATATCGAATATGCTGTTGCCAATATTGTAGCAATAATTAAAAATATACTTCTTTTTCTCATTTTATCAACCCCACATATTATTTATTTTCAAACACAAACTTAGCTGAGCTGTTGGATAGCCATGAGCTTTGAACATCTAACTCTATAGTCGACCAATTTTCCGGCACTTCTAAAGCATACCAACCAACTAATTTTTTACCTGCCGCCACAGTTCCGTCAAGCGTTCCTTCATCAAAAGCACATGCTGCGGAAAGAGAATACGAACTTTTCACATCATCAACATAGCCTTCAAATAACAATAAACTGCTGACTGATTGTTCTTCATCAGATATGTTCTCGATTGTAAATTTTACACCTACAAAAACATTTCCGCTTTCCGGTTCAAAAAAGCCATCACCATTCGATTCCTTAATTTCGGTCGCTGTGAATTTTAAATCCTTAAAAACAGCCGCATCATTCAGCTTGTATGTTGTATCTTTTTTCTCTGAAACCGATTGACTCTGTTCTTTTCCCTCTTCTTTAATCGGTACATCTTCCATAATACATGCCGATAGAGACATAATTAAGATAACCGACAATAAGAAACATAAAAATTTTTTCATTTTTTATTCTCCTTTTTTCTTTTTGTATTATTTTACTGCAATTTGCGGTTTTTGTCAATACCGCAAATTGCAGTAGGGTATAATATTTTTGAAAGAAGGTGAGGATGTGTTTCGCAGGATTAGGGATTTAAGAGAAGACCACGATTTAACTCAAAAGCAAATTGCGGCAAAGCTGAATTGCTCCCAACAGGTTTACAGCAATTATGAATTAGGACAGCGAGATATTCCCACCGATATTTTGATTAAACTATCTTCGATATATAATGTTTCTATTGATTATATTTT
Encoded proteins:
- a CDS encoding DUF4352 domain-containing protein, with amino-acid sequence MKKFLCFLLSVILIMSLSACIMEDVPIKEEGKEQSQSVSEKKDTTYKLNDAAVFKDLKFTATEIKESNGDGFFEPESGNVFVGVKFTIENISDEEQSVSSLLLFEGYVDDVKSSYSLSAACAFDEGTLDGTVAAGKKLVGWYALEVPENWSTIELDVQSSWLSNSSAKFVFENK
- a CDS encoding helix-turn-helix transcriptional regulator is translated as MFRRIRDLREDHDLTQKQIAAKLNCSQQVYSNYELGQRDIPTDILIKLSSIYNVSIDYILEISNNPNIQK